The genomic interval tgcagactgtcatctTTGATTTGACGGTATTTTTATCCATATCAGGTGAAGCATTTAGAAATTTCTGCATTTTAGGGCACAATACGTATTGgggcaaattcacttatgtgtagtgaaaagttaagtatttggtccaatattcttagcacgcaatgactacatcatgcttgtgactacaaacagatccattttctgtttgttttggttgtgtttaagattattttgtgcccaatagaaatgaatagtAAATCATGTCTTGtgtaattttggagtcacttttattgtaaatgagAATAGAACGTTTCTAAACACTTACACCTTTAATGTGGATGCTATCATGATTACGggtaatcctgaatgaatcatgaataataagtAAGAATGTTAGACTCTCAAATACTGTATCATATCTcccttgttattgtaatggtaagaggttagcatgtcttgggggtatgatgtgtgtgtgtgtgtgtgtgtgtctaactttctcacttatcattattcatgattcattcaggattatccgtaatcatggtagcatccacattaatgtacccTAAAATGGAGGGACGGGGacgactatgtacaaaaagtgctgcagTTGTATacagttcacccgatatggacaAATAGcctaaaattaaagctgacagtctgtactttatagtcattgtttgatttcaaataCAAAAATGCTTCACTGTCTCAATAATTATGGAGTCGCAACAAAATAAAATATAATGTTGCGGATAAAGTTCGGAATGGCACAATTTCATGTGttcaacatctaaagacctgcatcactatactgagagctttGGCGTTTCTAAAAGGACacatttgggtgtttttggagcctttgttcatgttttttctGGGGCCCCCATACTACACaacgaggatgaggaagtgatttgctatttggggtaagtttctcaaaaacgtGAAATGACAAAAAGATGTCGGTacccttctataacatgccatttacatcaAAAATAGAGAGTTggttttaaaaataataattaaaaaaatctcCTTTAACTACATTCATTGTCAATGCACAATATTTGTTCAACAGTTGTGAAAGGACTATTAGAAAATCCACTAGTACAGCTGTTAAATTGGACACGTATCACCACTTCATCCATGCTTATTAACATCAACAATGGGTTATCGTTTTTTTATagaacgggtgggtctaatcctgaatgctgattggttaaaaccacattccaaACACTGTCTATTACACAAGTTACCACCAGATAAATCTaggacgttaaaatgcctatttactctattCCATCTGTCTGTGCAGTCCACTGTTTCATtggcccagccaggcaatttataaacttgatctccactataaaaagcatccaTACATTAACTcgcatttcttttagactaacctttagttttcaacagtggagatttgttgaaaccttgctgtctgtgtcTCGGATATTGGCAACATTGTTTAattattcaaattcgatctcaaACTGTCGCATAGTAATGAACTGGATGAGACAGACgggcaggcagcttttctcagccagtcgaaatcatgaatcggcAGCATATTTATGgatatacagtagcagtcaaaagtttggacacacctactcattgagtttttactattttctacattgtataataatagttaagacatcaaaactatgaaataacacataatcatgtagtaaccaaaaaagtgttaaccaaatccaaatatattttagatttttcaaagtagccatcctttgccttgatgacagctttgcacacagtaaaagttttaaagtatttggttttaaatatacttaagtatcaaaagtaaatgtcattgttaaaatatacttaataagtatcaaaagttaaagtatGAATGAttacaaattccttatattaagcaaaccagacggcatcattttgttttttataatatacggaaagccaggggcatgttccaacactcagacatcatttacaaacaaagcatgtgtttagtgagtccactagatcagaggcagtagggatgactgtGGATGTTGGTTGTCAGGAAAaacgtatggagtaaaaaataacttttactttactacattccaaaagaaaatGGTCAAAATTATATAAATGGTAAAGTACCCTAAAAAACTAAagtagtatttttacttaagtactttacactactATTCTCAGGTGTTTTGAACGTGGCATTACCATTTTCCACGAGCACGTGAAGCTAGCAGAAGTCTAACAGTATGGAGATATCATTCGGGTTGCTCCCCTCTCCCAACAAGTTTTCCTCTAATTTATGCAGGGTTACAAGGGCTATATAATATTTTGTCAACCAATGGTGTCACGCCGTGCCTACGTCGCGCAAAGAATGTTAATATTCATAATGGCAGAGAAGATCCGGGCAGGGCTGGCAGTATATTTTCTACTCTACGAGGTGCGATTTCTCTTGACCAAGAAACGTTTGTTTTTTTTGGGATTATTTGGAGAATCGGTCAAAATCTGAAGAGGTAAACTAATGTCTAGTCGTTCGCTGTAACATAACCTTTAGCCTAATCTCGGTGTCACTATCTCTGAATTGATAGGCTACTTTTTTCACGGACAGGAGATTGTTAGGGTAGTCCAGGCTTCATTGTTGAAGTAGCCTGTCTTTAAATTTAGTTGTTGCGTAATTACCGGCGAAAATGTCTGGAGAGACGATCACCACTAAGACTGAAACCTTCAAGGGGTCACCGGGTGCGTTTCCCGTGGTATTGCAGAACATAATGGAAATGCCCCCACCGAATTTACTCGAGGGCGACGATGGTAAGTCTATATGCTTCTGTGTGGGGGTTACACGTACTGTTTGTTATAGGCAACAAACTGAGAAGAGGCCGAATTGTGCCGGGTGAAGCCGAATGCGAATACAATTTATGCAAAGTAGTAGCCTAAAATTGATAGGCTTACACAAAATCACATCCTGTCCGTTTGTTTCTATAGTGTTATGATCAACCAAGCATTCAGGTAACCCTTCATCAGAATTGTAACTAAAATTGGGTAGCTGCACTTCAGTCCTGTGGTTCTCAGACAGCATACACAGTTGACAGTAAATTCTTCTCTCCCCACTCCCTTCAACTCTGCTCCTCACCACTAACTAGGCAGGTTTCCATTTACTCGTCTCTATTCGACAAAAGCAATGTCGCAAAAAAGAAAATGCGACGCGTGTAAATGGAAATGGCAGATATAGTAGACATTTTGTAAAGATATACTTCCCCCCCTTCCGTTCGATGGGGGGGATTATTCTTTTGACGAACTTTATTTATTGCGACAAATGATGATTGAGACAGTGTTTTTCGAATAAACGATGATTGCCGAATCATTATGAAGGTATGCGGGGCGCTGTTGTCGTACAGGCTTAAGCCAATTTATTTGCTTAAATGGGTAATGGAAACACTCACACCACTACATTTTTATTCGATGCTGTACATTTTTGCGCAAAAAAAGTCCAGTTTTTTTTCATCCACACGAGTTGCATGGAAACGCACCCTAGCCGGCATTTTGTATGCGAACTTTATAAACGTCACAAAAAAAATCAATGGACAGGTTAATGGAAACATGGATAATGATTTTTCAGGTCACAAagtccgagttggatgaccgttgaaAACGATTTTCCCAGTCGGAGGTCGTTTCTTCGGGTTACCAGTGGTCTTGAATGCATTGAAGCAGGAGTTTTTCAgtacccagttgttttgaaaactGCATATATTAGAGGCTAGGTTACATATTCGTCTGGCTAGTGTCAAGTTCCCCTTTCCACCAAAAAGTGATGTAGGCCTAATATTTCATCATGTCTCTTCCATTGGTTGAAATATGGTGCTTGCATGATCAGATTTGTGGGTTTGGTTCTCACATGGACCACTTATATGGAATATGTCCTGAGTGTAAATAGATAAAACCATTTACTCAACTTGTTTTATCATACTTGCCATAATCCATAACATTAAGCAAGGCTCTTCTGTTTTGCTGCCACAGACAATGACAAGGATAAGCTTTTTACGGGGGACAATGTGGACCTTGGAGGAGGGAGCGGGATGGGTCCGTCGGCCGCCCTGACCCCCGCCATCTGGGACAAGACCATCCCGTACAACTTGGAGACCTTCCACCTGGAGTACATGGACCTGGAGGAGTTCCTCATCGAGAACGGCATCCCCACCTTGTCCCTGGACAAAAAGCCAACCAGCACCACGACAGCCCCAGCCGCCCCAATCTCCCTGCTGCCGGTCCTGGAACTAGACCAGTGTGAGGAGGAGGTGGTCACCATCACCCTCAACAGTGCTGATATCACAGCCAACACCGGTAGGCTACACTGTGAAATCATTAGAGCCTTATGCCCTAATGGTCTGTtagtgttattacatagagaattaCCCTAGTAGTTACATGGTATAATACATAATTAATACAAAGCGTGACGCAAGTGTATTTAAGATCAAAGTAAACCAAGTAAGTTGTTCTTGGTTCTGCCATAGACAGTCAGACATGTCTGAGCACCAAGGGCACACATGGCACATGTACGGAGAAACACATACTGGTTTGTTTGAATGTCATTCAACGCTGTATGTACTGTTGTGTGTGCTGCTGTAGATGGTGGTAAAAATAGATCCTAGCTATGCTGAGTGGTCAAGACAACCTTGGTGTTTATTACGAGCTGACCAGCAGACTGGGCTGGGCTACATGAGGCCATCTTTATCGAATGTAGAAGCCTGGATTTATTTTAATATTCTCCAGTTCAGGATATAAACAGGTTAAAGCCAAATGTATGTTTCTACAGGAATTAAATGACTTACAGTCTCACCGAACAGAATGTTCCATTTACATTGGGAGCATTTATTTACCCTTAAAACTGATTGTAGCATTTGCCCATCAACCTGTTCTGAACAAATAGTAATGACTCAAACGGACGACTAGAAAAAGCTCAAGCCAAGTTTATTCATCCCATTGGGTCATACAGCTGAAAAGACAAGATATGAAGATACAAGTACATATATTTATAGCCTCCTACTAGGCGGGGTCAACTCCTTAcacatctagacagccaatacatGTCTATTGCTAGGCAGGAACTTAATTGGTTCCTCTTACTGGTGTAGTCATGGCCCTGCCTGATGCTAGAACCTTTGTGGGCGtggaagtgtatgtgtgtgagatagGACTGTAAGAGGGTCGTTGTGGTGGGCCCCTCTGGACCCCTTTCAGAGgtttcttctttcttcttctgcTGACTTGACCTCAAGCCAAATTCCTCGCTCCTCTTTAGTTCCGCAGCTGGCTTGCCTTATCAGAGATTAACTGTTGCCCTTTGCCTCCCTCAGTAAGTTTTGATACACATTCCTTATTCACCCTTAATTGACACAGAATATAAACAGTTATCATACATGTAATGAAATCCATATGTTCTTATATAGTGAcaggaataagtatatttcaagtTAGAACCCAACAAACCAAAACGGTATACTTGAAACCTTAACCTAATGCTTGGTCACCTGTATCTCCCCCACAGAGGTGGTGACGGACAAGGACAGGCTGACCCCTGAAACCATCGACCCGGAGGAGATTGAGGTGAACGTGAACTTTGATCCGGACCCTACAGACCTGGTCCTGTCCAGCGTTCCTGGAGGAGAGCTGTTCAACCCACGCAAACACAAGTTCTCAGAGGAGGAACTCAAACCACAGCccatgatcaagaaggccaagaaggtGTATGTACCTGAGGATTCTAAGGTAAGTCAGAGACATGGAGGTCGGAAACGAGGATAAGGGTGTGGTAGGTAGGTGTATACGTTTTCTTTTCAAATTCCAAGAAGAGAAATGGGATGTTTTAAAAAAGTGATTTAATTGTGGTTTACAGTACCATCAGTTAGTTCatagaacagtggtcaccaactgcgactggtcgatcttcaaggcattcctagtcgatcaccaaacatttctgtagaaagCCAATGATTAAGGCTTGctccttcttttttttttttgccgctGTTGGGAGATCTGTGGCTAAATCGAGTGTCACCGTGCCTACAGCTTCCAGCAAAGTTTGATACTAGCCTACGTGAGATTTCATAACTTTTAAAAAccatgacctgagagagactaaagagctgctgtttttatgagtgtgttcatgtttaagtttttattcagcactgtcaacactgtttttattcaacactattacaCAACATAAAATGCGCTTCTTCGTACTACCACTCGCGCTGCAGCTGCTTTGAGTTAGTAGCCTAGTGTATCGATAGCCCTGCGTttttattattagcagcttgccgtgtctattttaatatcgaaaaatatttcactttctctggtcataggaacaatgtgaatttgtgcatgaggcagatgctgatgcggtgcgactcgagtttcgccatcaggtggaagaccCGTGTCcgctctctctggtcagtctcaccgtaggaaaggaagggagagatggaccGAGAGAAGcggaccctctgctgctctctccctccctccgctgagactaatgccttgttcaaaacaactggaaactcagaacttgGACATCTCTGACTTCAGTCTGTTCAAGACAAATGGGAACtcagggggggaaaaaactagATCTGGCTGGGGAAAAATCTTTTTGAACGGTCAGCCAACTctgaattccaagtcggaaactcgggTATATTTCTAGcactccaacctgaagatcactgacttcATGATTTAACTTTTTTTCTtctccagagttcccagttgtcttgaaagcaccatgatcatcagatgcaggtacaaattatttcaatttatgctcAGCTGTGCCTTGCAAGTGCTACACaaactgatctattttgttatcaaagctcaagggttaaaatatactgaacaaaaatataaatcagtcaattgaaataaataaattaggccctaatctatggcttgggcaggggcacagccatggattGGTCTGGgatggcataggcccacccacttgggagccgggcccacccaatcagaatttgtttttttccaacaaaagggctttattacagaccgaAATACTTCTGTTTCATCAGCTACCCAGGTGGTTGGTCTCAGACGAAGAAGCCGgatgttgaggtcctgggctggcgtggttatatgtggtctgcggttgtgtggccggttggacgtactgccgaattctctaaaatgacattggaggtggcttatggtagagaaatgaacatgaaaTTATCGGgctacagctctggtggacattcctgcagtcagcatgccaattgcacgtgccctcaacttgacatctgtggcgttgtgtgacaaaactagacattttagagtggccttttattgtccccagcacagctgcacctgtgtaatcatgttgtttaatcggctacttgatatgccacacctgtcaggtggatggattaacttgtcaaaggagaaatgctcctaacgagaatgtaaacaaatttgtgcacaacattttagggaaatacgctttttgtgagTATTGAACTTTTCtgttatcttttatttcagctcattaaacattgGACCAGCAaactacatgttgcgtttttatatttttgttcagtgtatataatatggtctgagaagaacaatattgCCAGGCATATAGCTAATGTGCTGTGAGAATGTATTCGGCCtacctactgcacaaacctaatttctacagaactgtttttattaggttaatgtaaaaaaaaaaaaatcatgcaacaacaaaaaagtaggtaacagcacctccacttcgctgatcctcaacacgggccccacaagggtgcttcCTCAGcacccttctgtactccctgttcaccaatgactgcgtggccatgcacgcctccaactcaatcatcatgtttgcagatgacacaacagtagtaggcctgattaccaacaatgacgagacagcctacaggaggTGAGGGTCCtagcggagtggtgccaggaaaataaccatctccctcaacgtcaacaaaacaaaggagctgatcgtggactataaatcacatcttatttgtcacatgcgccgaatacaacaggtgtagactagaggtcgaccgattatgatttttcaacgccgataccgattattggagggccccaAAAAACctacgccgataccgattaatcggccgattttattgttttgttttattaatttatttgtaataatgacaattacaacaatactgaatgaacacttatttgaacttaatataatacatcaataaaatcaatttagcctcaaataaataatgaaacatgttcaatttggt from Salmo salar chromosome ssa28, Ssal_v3.1, whole genome shotgun sequence carries:
- the LOC106589531 gene encoding thyrotroph embryonic factor isoform X2 gives rise to the protein MSSEIPEIFKALLEDPFTVPTFDYNDNDKDKLFTGDNVDLGGGSGMGPSAALTPAIWDKTIPYNLETFHLEYMDLEEFLIENGIPTLSLDKKPTSTTTAPAAPISLLPVLELDQCEEEVVTITLNSADITANTEVVTDKDRLTPETIDPEEIEVNVNFDPDPTDLVLSSVPGGELFNPRKHKFSEEELKPQPMIKKAKKVYVPEDSKDEKYWQRRKKNNVAAKRSRDARRLKENQITVRAAFLERENTALRQEVGELRNDFARSKNVVARYVAKFGELALLEDQ
- the LOC106589531 gene encoding thyrotroph embryonic factor isoform X1 yields the protein MSGETITTKTETFKGSPGAFPVVLQNIMEMPPPNLLEGDDDNDKDKLFTGDNVDLGGGSGMGPSAALTPAIWDKTIPYNLETFHLEYMDLEEFLIENGIPTLSLDKKPTSTTTAPAAPISLLPVLELDQCEEEVVTITLNSADITANTEVVTDKDRLTPETIDPEEIEVNVNFDPDPTDLVLSSVPGGELFNPRKHKFSEEELKPQPMIKKAKKVYVPEDSKDEKYWQRRKKNNVAAKRSRDARRLKENQITVRAAFLERENTALRQEVGELRNDFARSKNVVARYVAKFGELALLEDQ